The following proteins come from a genomic window of Canis lupus dingo isolate Sandy chromosome 20, ASM325472v2, whole genome shotgun sequence:
- the LOC112666892 gene encoding olfactory receptor 7A17-like produces MEPGNDSQISEFLLLGLSEEPELQPLLFGLFLSMYLITIFGNLLIILAVRSDPHLHTPMYFFLANLSFVDICFTSTTVPKMLLNIQTQIKVITYKGCITQIYFFLLFTALDDFLLAVMAYDRLVAICHPLHYRVIMKPTCCALLVLMSWMISALNSLLQSLMVLWLSFCSEVEISHFFCELNQVVQLACSDTFLNDLVMYFAAVFLAGGPLTGILYSYSKIVSSIQRISSAQGKYKAFSTCASHLLVVSLFYCTLIGVYLSSAATQSSHSSAVASVIYTVVTPMLNPFIYSLRNKDIKRALKRIIGVPVM; encoded by the coding sequence ATGGAACCAGGAAATGATTCACAAATTTCAGAGTTTCTTCTTTTGGGATTATCTGAGGAACCAGAACTGCAGCCCCTCCTATTTGGGCTTTTCCTCTCCATGTACCTGATCACTATCTTTGGAAACCTGCTCATAATCCTGGCTGTCAGGTCAGACCCTCACCTCCATACCCCGatgtacttcttccttgccaaccTGTCCTTTGTAGACATCTGTTTCACCTCCACCACCGTCCCCAAGATGCTCCTGAACATTCAGACTCAGATTAAAGTCATCACCTATAAAGGCTGCATCACTCAGATatactttttcctcctcttcactGCACTGGATGACTTTCTCCTGGctgtgatggcctatgaccgccTCGTGGCCATCTGTCACCCCCTGCACTACAGGGTCATCATGAAACCTACCTGCTGTGCACTGCTGGTTCTGATGTCCTGGATGATAAGTGCGCTGAATTCCTTATTACAAAGCTTAATGGTATTGTGGCTGTCCTTCTGTTCAGAGGTGGAAATCTCCCACTTCTTTTGTGAACTCAATCAAGTGGTCCAACTTGCCTGTTCTGACACCTTTCTTAATGACCTGGTGATGTATTTTGCAGCTGTTTTTCTGGCTGGTGGTCCCCTCACTGGGATACTTTACTCTTACTCTAAGATAGTTTCCTCCATACAGAGAATCTCATCTGCTCAGGGCAAGTATAAAGCATTTTCCACCTGTGCATCTCACCTCTTGgttgtctctttattttattgtacACTCATAGGAGTGTACCTTAGCTCTGCTGCTACCCAGAGCTCTCATTCAAGTGCAGTGGCCTCAGTAATATACACAGTGGTCACGCCCATGCTGAACCCCTTCATCTACAGCCTGAGGAACAAAGACATAAAGAGGGCTCTGAAAAGAATCATTGGAGTTCCAGTGATGTAA